The proteins below are encoded in one region of Micromonospora yangpuensis:
- a CDS encoding adenylosuccinate synthase yields the protein MPAIVLIGAQWGDEGKGKVTDLLGERVDYVVRYSGGNNAGHTVITPDGQKYALHLMPSGALSPSAMIVIGNGVVVDPKVLLEEIDGLAERGVDVSRLRISGDAHLIMPHHRALDRVVERYLGSSRIGTTGRGIGPAYGDKVARMGIRLQDLLDPGILRKKLELALREKNQIMFKVYNRKAIDVDATVEEYLGYAERLRPYIAETRVMLWDALDRGDTVLLEGAQATMLDMDHGTYPFVTSSNPTAGGACVGAGIPPTAITKVIAVSKAYTTRVGAGPFPTELFDDNGQHLRKVGHEYGTTTGRERRCGWFDAVVARYSCRLNGVTDLVITKLDVLTGLPKVPICVGYEINGERFDDMPMTQTDFHHATPIYEEHDGWSEDITKARTEDELPENARRYIARIEEITGTRVSVVGVGPGREENVLRHPLLP from the coding sequence ATGCCAGCGATCGTGCTCATCGGCGCTCAGTGGGGCGACGAGGGCAAAGGCAAGGTTACCGACCTGCTGGGTGAGCGGGTCGACTACGTCGTGCGCTACTCCGGCGGCAACAACGCCGGGCACACCGTGATCACCCCCGACGGGCAGAAGTACGCCCTGCACCTGATGCCCTCCGGGGCGTTGTCGCCGAGCGCGATGATCGTCATCGGCAACGGTGTGGTGGTCGACCCGAAGGTGCTGCTGGAGGAGATCGACGGGCTCGCCGAACGCGGCGTGGACGTCTCCCGGCTGCGCATCTCCGGCGACGCGCACCTGATCATGCCGCACCACCGGGCGCTGGACCGGGTGGTCGAGCGTTACCTCGGCAGCTCCCGGATCGGCACCACCGGCCGGGGCATCGGCCCCGCGTACGGCGACAAGGTCGCCCGGATGGGCATCCGGCTGCAGGACCTGCTCGACCCGGGCATCCTGCGCAAGAAGCTGGAACTCGCGCTGCGCGAGAAGAACCAGATCATGTTCAAGGTCTACAACCGCAAGGCGATCGACGTGGACGCGACCGTCGAGGAGTACCTCGGCTACGCCGAGCGGCTGCGGCCGTACATCGCCGAGACCCGGGTGATGCTCTGGGACGCCCTGGACCGGGGCGACACGGTGCTGCTGGAGGGTGCCCAGGCCACCATGCTCGACATGGACCACGGCACGTACCCCTTCGTCACCTCGTCGAATCCGACGGCCGGTGGGGCGTGCGTGGGGGCGGGCATCCCGCCGACCGCGATCACCAAGGTCATCGCGGTGAGCAAGGCGTACACCACCCGGGTGGGTGCCGGCCCGTTCCCGACCGAGCTCTTCGACGACAACGGCCAGCACCTGCGAAAGGTCGGCCACGAGTACGGCACCACCACCGGCCGGGAGCGCCGCTGTGGCTGGTTCGACGCCGTGGTCGCCCGGTACTCCTGCCGCCTGAACGGGGTCACCGACCTGGTGATCACGAAGCTGGACGTGCTGACCGGCCTGCCCAAGGTGCCGATCTGCGTCGGGTACGAGATCAACGGCGAGCGGTTCGACGACATGCCGATGACCCAGACCGACTTCCACCACGCCACGCCGATCTACGAGGAGCACGACGGCTGGTCGGAGGACATCACCAAGGCCCGTACCGAGGACGAGCTGCCCGAGAACGCGCGACGCTACATCGCCCGGATCGAGGAGATCACCGGTACCCGGGTGAGCGTGGTGGGCGTCGGCCCCGGCCGCGAGGAGAACGTGCTGCGCCATCCCCTGCTCCCCTGA
- the purD gene encoding phosphoribosylamine--glycine ligase, with translation MRVLLVGGGGREHALALGLAGDPSVERLIAAPGNPGIAGVAELRQVVTTDPAAVAALAVEVGADLVVIGPEAPLVAGVADAVRAKGIAAFGPSAEAARLEGSKTFAKEVMTAAGVPTARSYTCTDPVGTAAALDEFGPPYVVKNDGLAAGKGVVVTDDRQAALAHAADCGRVVVEEYLAGPEVSLFVVTDGEAALPLLPAQDFKRIGDGDTGPNTGGMGAYAPLPWASADLVDQVMADTVHPTLAEMRRRGNPFVGLLYVGLAITAQGPRVIEFNARFGDPETQVVLALLESPLGGLLHAAATGSLADHPPLRWRDGSAVTVVVAAEGYPGTPRTGDAITGADAPGIIHSGTARRDPDGPLLSTGGRVLCATATGTDLAAAREAAYALVDGVGLAGSQHRTDIALAAAQGRITLPG, from the coding sequence GTGCGGGTACTTCTTGTGGGTGGCGGGGGGCGGGAGCATGCGCTCGCGCTCGGCCTCGCCGGTGATCCTTCCGTCGAGCGGCTGATCGCGGCCCCCGGCAACCCCGGCATCGCCGGTGTCGCCGAGTTGCGCCAGGTGGTCACGACCGATCCGGCCGCCGTTGCGGCGTTGGCCGTGGAGGTCGGCGCGGACCTGGTGGTGATCGGGCCGGAGGCGCCGCTGGTCGCCGGGGTCGCCGACGCGGTACGCGCCAAGGGCATCGCGGCCTTCGGCCCGAGCGCCGAGGCGGCCCGGCTGGAGGGTTCCAAGACCTTCGCCAAGGAGGTCATGACGGCCGCGGGTGTGCCCACCGCGCGCTCGTACACCTGCACCGACCCGGTCGGCACGGCCGCCGCGCTTGACGAGTTCGGCCCGCCGTACGTGGTGAAGAACGACGGGCTGGCCGCCGGCAAGGGCGTGGTGGTCACCGACGACCGGCAGGCCGCCCTCGCGCACGCGGCCGACTGCGGTCGGGTGGTGGTCGAGGAGTACCTCGCCGGCCCGGAGGTCTCCCTCTTCGTGGTCACCGACGGCGAGGCGGCCCTCCCGCTCCTGCCGGCCCAGGACTTCAAGCGGATCGGCGACGGCGACACCGGCCCGAACACCGGCGGCATGGGCGCGTACGCCCCGCTGCCCTGGGCGTCCGCCGACCTGGTCGACCAGGTGATGGCGGACACCGTGCACCCGACGTTGGCCGAGATGCGGCGTCGGGGCAACCCCTTCGTCGGGCTGCTCTACGTCGGCCTGGCCATCACCGCCCAGGGGCCTCGGGTGATCGAGTTCAACGCCCGCTTCGGTGATCCCGAGACCCAGGTGGTCCTGGCGCTGCTGGAGAGCCCGCTCGGTGGCCTGCTGCACGCCGCCGCCACCGGTAGCCTCGCCGACCACCCGCCGCTGCGGTGGCGGGACGGCTCGGCGGTGACCGTGGTGGTCGCCGCCGAGGGGTACCCGGGGACCCCGCGCACCGGCGACGCCATCACCGGTGCCGACGCCCCGGGGATCATCCACTCCGGCACCGCTCGCCGGGATCCCGACGGCCCGCTGCTCTCGACCGGGGGCCGGGTGCTCTGTGCCACGGCCACCGGCACCGACCTGGCCGCCGCGCGGGAGGCCGCGTACGCCCTGGTCGACGGGGTGGGGCTGGCCGGTTCCCAGCACCGTACCGACATCGCCCTGGCCGCGGCGCAGGGGCGCATCACGCTGCCCGGGTGA
- the nshR gene encoding NshR/TsnR family 23S rRNA methyltransferase, whose amino-acid sequence MVSLDVITERSDPAVQRIMDVTRHSRSAVRTVLIEDAEPLVECIRAGLEFTEVYGVETSPLPDEVLAACRQRDIPVRLVGAPIMNDLFKTDKKPKAFGIARVPRPWSFDELARTTGDIIVLDGVKIVGNIGAIVRTSFALGAAGIVLVDSDLTTIADRRLVRASRGYVFSLPIVLASRADAIAHFRRTGIPLVAFDTEGDLAVGELRYADEQLALLLGSEKTGTSRSFESIASHSVSIPINPAAESLNVSVCAGIALYERVHWNLDDRRRSPQPPRAGRSSSARGTGRPAQPAYPDRRSR is encoded by the coding sequence GTGGTAAGCCTCGACGTCATCACCGAACGGTCGGATCCGGCCGTGCAGCGGATCATGGACGTCACCAGGCACTCGCGGTCCGCCGTCCGCACCGTGCTCATCGAGGATGCCGAGCCGCTCGTGGAGTGCATCCGCGCCGGACTGGAGTTCACCGAGGTCTACGGGGTGGAGACCAGCCCGCTCCCGGACGAGGTCCTCGCCGCCTGCCGGCAGCGGGACATTCCGGTCCGCCTGGTCGGGGCCCCGATCATGAATGACCTGTTCAAGACGGACAAGAAACCCAAGGCGTTCGGCATCGCCCGGGTCCCCAGGCCGTGGAGCTTCGACGAGTTGGCCCGCACGACCGGCGACATCATCGTCCTGGACGGCGTGAAGATCGTCGGCAACATCGGCGCCATCGTGCGGACGTCCTTCGCGCTCGGCGCCGCCGGCATCGTGCTGGTGGACAGCGACCTCACCACCATCGCGGATCGACGCCTGGTCCGGGCCAGCCGGGGTTACGTCTTCTCGCTCCCGATCGTGCTCGCCTCGCGCGCCGACGCGATCGCCCACTTCCGGCGCACCGGCATCCCGCTGGTCGCCTTCGACACCGAGGGCGACCTCGCGGTCGGCGAGCTGCGCTACGCCGACGAGCAGCTCGCCCTGCTGCTCGGCAGCGAGAAGACCGGCACGTCACGTTCCTTCGAGAGCATCGCCAGCCACTCGGTGTCGATCCCCATCAACCCGGCTGCGGAGTCGCTGAACGTCTCCGTCTGCGCCGGGATCGCGCTGTACGAACGGGTCCACTGGAACCTCGACGACCGGCGGCGCTCGCCGCAGCCGCCTCGGGCCGGCCGGTCGTCCAGCGCGCGCGGCACGGGGCGGCCCGCCCAGCCGGCGTACCCGGACCGCCGGAGCCGCTGA
- a CDS encoding OB-fold-containig protein: MAGFVDAVLAFPTVLFSFLLVVVVGYWLLVLTGVLDIGEDADADATGGLLASVGLGGLPSVIVLSLLVALAWFGSLAGGVLLDQAGFTAATRTLLSVLVLLLAAGVAWLLTRLLVVPLRRLFPAGSEASRHSFVGRFCVIRTGQVTRDFGQAEVTAEDGSSALVQVRQTGTEQLRAGSTAVIYEYEPDGEFFWVTSTELA, translated from the coding sequence GTGGCCGGGTTCGTCGACGCGGTGCTCGCCTTCCCCACCGTCCTGTTCAGCTTCCTGTTGGTCGTCGTGGTCGGCTACTGGCTGCTGGTGCTCACCGGCGTGTTGGACATCGGTGAGGACGCCGACGCCGACGCCACCGGCGGGCTGCTCGCCTCGGTCGGCCTGGGTGGCCTGCCCAGCGTGATCGTCCTCTCCCTGCTGGTGGCGCTGGCCTGGTTCGGCAGTCTGGCCGGCGGGGTGCTGCTCGACCAGGCCGGCTTCACCGCCGCCACCCGGACCCTGCTGTCGGTGCTGGTGCTGCTGCTGGCCGCCGGGGTCGCCTGGCTGTTGACCCGACTGCTGGTGGTGCCGCTGCGGCGGCTCTTCCCGGCCGGCTCGGAGGCGAGCCGGCACTCCTTCGTGGGTCGGTTCTGTGTGATCCGTACCGGCCAGGTGACCCGGGACTTCGGGCAGGCCGAGGTGACCGCCGAGGACGGCTCGTCGGCGCTGGTCCAGGTCCGGCAGACCGGCACCGAGCAGCTGCGCGCCGGCAGCACGGCCGTGATCTACGAGTACGAACCCGACGGCGAGTTCTTCTGGGTCACCTCGACCGAGCTCGCCTGA